In a genomic window of Mycolicibacter heraklionensis:
- a CDS encoding type II toxin-antitoxin system VapC family toxin, with amino-acid sequence MILLDTNVISALMQQRPDDAVVQWLDGLPAESIWTTSVTVFEVWTGLELLEPSRRRRRLELAFAQLLAEDLDGRVQTFDQPAALAAAGLAARGRREGHPVEVRDVQIAGIAVARKASLATRNVRHFQDLGAELINPWSGG; translated from the coding sequence GTGATCCTGCTCGATACCAACGTAATCTCCGCGCTGATGCAACAGCGGCCGGACGACGCGGTGGTGCAATGGCTCGACGGCCTGCCCGCCGAGTCGATCTGGACGACATCCGTGACCGTTTTCGAGGTGTGGACCGGACTGGAACTACTCGAGCCAAGCCGGCGTCGTCGGCGCCTCGAGTTGGCGTTCGCGCAACTGCTCGCCGAGGACCTCGACGGTCGCGTGCAGACTTTCGATCAGCCGGCCGCGCTGGCGGCGGCTGGTCTTGCCGCACGTGGACGTCGTGAGGGGCACCCCGTCGAGGTACGCGACGTCCAGATCGCGGGAATCGCTGTCGCCAGGAAGGCGTCGCTTGCCACCCGTAATGTCCGGCACTTCCAAGACCTGGGAGCCGAGTTGATCAACCCGTGGTCAGGCGGGTAA
- a CDS encoding DUF4258 domain-containing protein gives MLDVIEFAESARKHYAEHEISDADALHVIRNPVRLIEQEGDYEGRLLIIGVDAGVRLLEVVVVPADDPQRIIHVNVLQPKNYDYL, from the coding sequence ATCCTTGACGTTATTGAGTTCGCCGAATCGGCTCGCAAGCACTACGCCGAGCATGAGATCTCCGATGCGGATGCCCTGCACGTCATTCGCAATCCCGTCAGGCTTATCGAGCAGGAGGGGGACTACGAGGGTCGCCTGCTGATTATCGGCGTCGACGCGGGCGTACGGCTGCTTGAGGTCGTGGTGGTCCCCGCCGACGACCCACAGCGGATCATCCACGTGAACGTGCTGCAACCGAAGAACTACGACTACCTGTGA
- a CDS encoding AAA family ATPase — protein sequence MRLHRLVLTNYRGVAHREIDFPDHGVVVVSGANEIGKSSMIEALDLLLESKDRSAKKDVKQVKPTYADVGAEVTADISTGPYRFVYHKRFHKAPRTQLTILEPRREQLTGDEAHDRVRAMLEQTMDTGLWQAQRVLQVSSTAAVDLSGCDALSRALDVAAGDTATLSGTEPLLIERIDAEYARYFTGTGRPTGDWAKAIAALADADAEVARCAELFAEVDDRVHRHAELSEQLARLADEQAAADARHSAAQAAGAAIAALRGQLRDAQLVATAAKATAAATDSAHAERHRQRDELESRAAAISLLDTEIDGAAQAQATVDTDAAAADAAAATAAQAVVGATERAAAARRVVDQLAARDEADRLADRLARLDATEAQLAEVAAQLTQIVVTEPMLRRIEQASAACERTEASLAAISATLELAAVGDIDLVIAGEPAALPAGQSWSATVTDGIEVDVPGLLRVRVRPGDSAREASVKHAAAQAELADALAAAGVADLAQARHADQRRRELQGSRDQLAAALAALRGAEEIEALRARLTRLRGEHGEIPARITPAQARADRDEAEGLRAQADAHCEALRRAAQDAAALRGDAATRLMLLRDKVAAQRGELEAVNQRLAAQRATVSDDELAATADSNAQALRTAEQRVTELSEQLGAAAPDAIDAELAAAQTAAQDVRASHAETSRALHEVEVELAVFGTQGRRGQLDAAQSAREHTAAEHDRIGRRARAAALLRSTMTRHRDDTRRRYVEPFRAEIQRLGAHVFGADFEVDVDTDLKICARTLGGRTVPYESLSGGAKEQLGILTRLAGAALVAKEDSVPVVIDDALGFTDPDRLQKMGAVFDAVGLHGQVIVLTCDPDRYRSVTDAHRIDLSA from the coding sequence ATGAGACTGCACCGGTTGGTGTTGACCAACTATCGTGGTGTGGCGCATCGGGAGATCGATTTCCCCGACCACGGCGTGGTGGTGGTCTCCGGCGCCAACGAGATCGGCAAGTCCTCGATGATCGAGGCGCTGGACCTGTTGCTGGAGTCCAAGGACCGCTCCGCCAAGAAGGACGTCAAGCAGGTCAAGCCCACCTACGCTGACGTCGGTGCCGAGGTCACCGCGGACATCAGCACCGGCCCTTACCGTTTCGTCTACCACAAACGCTTCCACAAGGCGCCCCGCACGCAACTGACCATCCTGGAGCCGCGCCGCGAGCAGCTCACCGGCGATGAGGCGCATGACCGGGTCCGCGCCATGCTGGAGCAGACCATGGACACCGGCCTGTGGCAGGCCCAGCGGGTGCTGCAGGTGTCGTCGACCGCGGCGGTGGACTTGTCCGGGTGCGATGCGCTGTCTCGGGCGCTGGACGTCGCCGCCGGCGACACCGCCACCCTCAGCGGAACCGAGCCTCTTCTCATCGAGCGCATCGATGCCGAGTACGCGCGCTACTTCACCGGGACCGGGCGTCCCACCGGGGACTGGGCCAAGGCCATTGCCGCACTTGCTGACGCCGACGCCGAGGTAGCGCGGTGCGCCGAGCTGTTCGCCGAAGTGGACGACCGGGTGCACCGGCACGCCGAGCTGTCCGAGCAGTTGGCGAGGTTGGCCGACGAGCAGGCCGCCGCGGACGCCCGGCACAGTGCGGCGCAGGCTGCCGGCGCCGCGATCGCAGCGCTGCGCGGCCAGCTTCGCGATGCGCAGTTGGTGGCCACCGCGGCCAAAGCCACCGCCGCCGCGACCGACAGCGCCCACGCCGAGCGGCACCGGCAGCGCGACGAGCTCGAATCTCGGGCGGCGGCGATCAGCCTGCTGGACACCGAGATCGACGGTGCGGCACAGGCGCAAGCCACTGTTGATACCGACGCCGCCGCAGCAGACGCCGCCGCGGCAACCGCCGCACAAGCCGTGGTCGGCGCCACCGAACGTGCCGCAGCTGCGCGCCGCGTCGTGGATCAACTCGCCGCGCGAGACGAGGCTGATCGGCTCGCGGACCGGCTCGCCCGGCTGGACGCCACCGAAGCCCAGCTCGCCGAGGTGGCGGCACAGCTGACGCAGATCGTGGTGACCGAGCCGATGCTGCGCCGGATCGAGCAGGCGTCTGCGGCCTGCGAACGGACCGAGGCGTCACTGGCCGCGATCTCGGCGACACTCGAGCTCGCCGCGGTCGGCGACATCGATCTGGTGATCGCCGGCGAGCCCGCCGCGCTGCCCGCCGGCCAGAGCTGGTCCGCCACCGTCACCGACGGCATCGAGGTCGACGTGCCCGGCTTGCTGCGGGTGCGTGTCCGCCCGGGGGACAGTGCACGTGAGGCCAGCGTGAAACATGCTGCGGCACAAGCCGAACTTGCCGATGCCCTGGCGGCGGCAGGCGTGGCTGATCTGGCACAGGCGCGCCACGCCGACCAGCGGCGCCGGGAACTGCAGGGCAGCCGCGACCAGCTGGCCGCCGCCCTGGCAGCGTTGCGCGGTGCCGAGGAGATCGAGGCGTTACGGGCGCGGCTGACGCGACTGCGCGGCGAGCATGGCGAGATCCCCGCCCGGATCACACCGGCGCAGGCCCGCGCCGACCGTGATGAGGCAGAGGGGCTGCGGGCGCAGGCCGACGCTCACTGCGAAGCCCTGCGCCGCGCCGCCCAGGATGCCGCGGCCCTGCGCGGCGACGCTGCCACGCGGCTGATGCTGCTGCGCGACAAGGTGGCGGCGCAGCGCGGTGAGCTGGAGGCGGTCAACCAGCGTCTCGCCGCGCAGCGGGCAACGGTCAGCGATGACGAGCTGGCGGCTACCGCCGACTCCAACGCGCAGGCATTGCGCACCGCCGAGCAGCGCGTGACCGAATTGTCCGAACAGCTGGGCGCCGCCGCCCCCGACGCGATCGACGCCGAACTCGCGGCAGCGCAGACCGCGGCTCAGGACGTAAGGGCCAGCCACGCCGAGACCTCCCGCGCGCTGCACGAGGTGGAGGTCGAGCTCGCCGTGTTCGGCACCCAGGGTCGGCGGGGTCAGCTCGACGCCGCCCAGAGCGCGCGGGAACACACTGCGGCCGAACACGATCGGATCGGGCGCCGGGCACGCGCAGCGGCGCTGCTGCGGTCGACGATGACCCGCCACCGCGACGACACCCGCCGGCGCTACGTCGAGCCGTTCCGTGCCGAGATCCAGCGGCTGGGCGCTCACGTGTTCGGCGCCGACTTCGAAGTCGACGTCGACACCGACCTGAAGATCTGCGCCCGCACCCTCGGTGGTCGCACCGTGCCCTACGAGTCGCTGTCCGGCGGCGCCAAGGAACAGCTGGGCATCCTGACCCGGCTGGCCGGGGCGGCGCTGGTCGCCAAGGAGGACAGCGTCCCGGTGGTGATCGATGACGCGCTCGGCTTCACCGATCCCGATCGGCTGCAGAAGATGGGCGCGGTGTTCGACGCGGTCGGTTTGCACGGCCAGGTGATCGTGCTGACCTGCGACCCGGATCGCTACCGCAGTGTCACCGATGCTCACCGCATCGATTTGAGCGCCTAG
- a CDS encoding type II toxin-antitoxin system Phd/YefM family antitoxin, with protein MPKTIAQRDLRNNNAKVVDAVVAGETFVVTRNGEPVAELRPLRAARRTFITRGEVAALAGTAVRIDHRQFRADLDRVIDQGI; from the coding sequence ATGCCCAAGACCATCGCTCAGCGGGATCTCCGCAACAACAATGCGAAGGTGGTCGATGCGGTGGTGGCTGGTGAGACGTTCGTCGTGACCCGCAATGGCGAGCCGGTGGCCGAACTTCGCCCGCTGCGGGCTGCGCGTCGCACTTTCATCACGCGCGGCGAAGTCGCTGCACTGGCGGGTACGGCGGTGCGCATTGACCATCGTCAGTTCCGGGCCGACCTCGACCGGGTCATCGACCAGGGAATCTGA
- a CDS encoding metallophosphoesterase family protein, with product MRFVHTADWQLGMTRHFLAGDAQPRYAAARRDAVAGLGALAKETGAEFVVVAGDVFEDNQLAPEVISQSLEAMRTIGIPVYLLPGNHDPLDAASVYTSALFAAECPDNVVVLDTAGVHQVRPGLEIVAAPWRSKRPTTDLTAAALEELPADGTIRILVAHGGVDALDPDPGNPALILLAGLQDALSRGALHYVALGDKHSRTQVGETGRIWYSGSPEVTNFDDIESDPGHVLLVDIDEADGAVSVDSRHVGRWRFLTLHRQLDNGRDVTDLDINLDQLPDKERTVVQLALTGSLSVTDRAALDVCLDRYSRLFAWVGTWRRHTHLVVVPADGEFSDLGIGGFAADAVEELVAAARDADTGAADDAHAALALLLRLVDRGVA from the coding sequence ATGCGATTCGTGCACACCGCCGATTGGCAGCTCGGCATGACCCGGCACTTCCTGGCCGGCGACGCCCAGCCGCGTTACGCGGCGGCCCGGCGCGACGCGGTGGCCGGGCTGGGGGCACTGGCGAAGGAGACGGGCGCGGAATTCGTGGTCGTCGCCGGAGATGTGTTCGAAGACAACCAGCTCGCCCCCGAGGTCATCAGTCAGTCCTTGGAGGCCATGCGCACCATCGGGATCCCGGTCTATCTGCTACCCGGAAACCATGATCCGCTCGACGCGGCGTCGGTGTATACCAGCGCGTTGTTCGCCGCCGAGTGCCCCGACAACGTGGTGGTGCTCGACACCGCGGGTGTGCACCAGGTGCGCCCCGGCCTGGAGATCGTCGCCGCGCCGTGGCGGTCCAAGCGCCCCACCACCGACCTGACCGCGGCCGCGCTCGAGGAACTGCCGGCCGACGGCACCATCCGGATCCTGGTTGCCCACGGCGGCGTCGACGCGCTGGATCCCGATCCGGGCAACCCGGCGCTGATTCTGCTGGCCGGCCTGCAGGACGCGCTGTCTCGCGGCGCGCTCCACTACGTCGCCTTGGGGGACAAGCACTCCCGCACCCAGGTCGGGGAGACCGGCCGCATCTGGTATTCCGGTTCGCCGGAGGTCACCAACTTCGACGACATCGAATCCGACCCCGGCCACGTGCTGCTGGTCGACATCGACGAGGCCGACGGCGCCGTGAGCGTGGACTCCCGCCACGTCGGCCGTTGGCGTTTCCTAACGCTGCACCGCCAGCTCGACAATGGCCGTGATGTCACCGACCTGGACATCAACCTCGACCAGCTGCCGGATAAGGAACGCACGGTAGTGCAGCTGGCACTGACGGGTTCGCTCAGCGTCACCGACCGGGCCGCCCTCGACGTCTGCCTGGACCGGTATTCGCGGCTGTTCGCCTGGGTGGGCACCTGGAGACGTCATACCCACCTGGTGGTGGTTCCCGCCGACGGCGAGTTCTCCGACCTCGGAATCGGCGGGTTCGCCGCCGATGCGGTCGAGGAACTGGTCGCTGCCGCCCGCGATGCCGACACCGGTGCCGCCGACGACGCCCACGCCGCGCTGGCGCTGCTGCTGCGCCTGGTGGACCGGGGAGTGGCATGA
- a CDS encoding SixA phosphatase family protein, which translates to MSTHRTLILLRHAKSDYPPGAADHERPLAPRGIREAGLAGEWLRAHAPAVDAVLCSTATRTRQTYAQTALTAPVRYVDDLYDAMPGTVIATINTVADDVDTLLVIGHEPAMSRVALGLAGDGTDSAVAQQISEKYPTSGIAVLHVVGSWADVELGSAALVAFAVPR; encoded by the coding sequence GTGAGCACTCACCGCACCCTGATCCTGCTGCGGCACGCCAAGTCGGACTATCCGCCCGGAGCGGCCGACCATGAGCGTCCGTTGGCGCCGCGCGGGATCCGGGAGGCCGGACTGGCCGGCGAATGGCTGCGCGCTCACGCGCCGGCCGTCGATGCGGTGCTGTGTTCGACCGCCACCCGTACCCGACAGACTTACGCGCAAACCGCACTGACGGCCCCGGTGCGCTATGTCGACGATCTCTACGACGCGATGCCCGGAACCGTGATCGCGACCATCAACACCGTCGCCGACGACGTCGACACGCTGCTGGTGATCGGTCACGAGCCAGCGATGTCGCGCGTCGCACTGGGACTGGCCGGCGATGGCACCGATAGTGCTGTAGCCCAACAGATCTCGGAGAAGTACCCGACGTCGGGAATCGCCGTCCTTCATGTCGTCGGCAGCTGGGCGGACGTGGAGCTGGGATCGGCCGCGCTGGTGGCGTTCGCGGTTCCTCGCTAG
- a CDS encoding type II toxin-antitoxin system VapC family toxin, whose amino-acid sequence MDTSVVIDWHDPAVIAALPGEVAISAITAAELAAGPLLATTALEAAKRQARLQEVESRLEPIPFDESAVRSYGLVVAAVAREGRKPRSRFADLLIAATAHANRLDLYSRNAQDFAGLEGLIRVVAV is encoded by the coding sequence TTGGACACCTCGGTCGTGATCGACTGGCACGACCCGGCGGTCATTGCTGCGCTTCCCGGCGAGGTGGCGATATCGGCCATCACTGCTGCCGAGTTGGCTGCCGGCCCGCTGTTGGCGACGACGGCCCTCGAGGCGGCCAAGCGCCAGGCCCGGCTGCAGGAGGTGGAATCCCGGCTGGAGCCCATCCCCTTCGACGAGTCCGCCGTCCGCAGTTATGGCCTCGTTGTCGCCGCAGTGGCGCGCGAAGGACGAAAGCCACGAAGCCGCTTCGCGGATCTGTTGATCGCAGCAACGGCGCACGCCAATCGGCTCGACCTCTACAGTCGCAACGCCCAGGATTTCGCGGGGCTCGAGGGCCTGATTCGCGTCGTTGCCGTTTGA
- a CDS encoding FitA-like ribbon-helix-helix domain-containing protein, giving the protein MAQILIRQLDDDVKQKLVQRARRHGRSTEEEVREILRNAVRDADVTPARLGSQISARFAGIGLHDEISELRGHPVRPAEFGDL; this is encoded by the coding sequence GTGGCTCAGATTCTGATCCGTCAGCTTGATGACGACGTCAAGCAAAAGCTGGTCCAGCGCGCCCGCCGACACGGCCGCAGTACCGAAGAGGAAGTTCGCGAGATCCTGCGCAACGCGGTCCGAGATGCCGACGTGACACCAGCTCGACTCGGCTCACAAATCTCAGCTCGGTTCGCCGGGATCGGCCTTCACGATGAGATCAGTGAGCTGCGCGGACATCCTGTGCGCCCGGCGGAGTTCGGCGACCTGTGA
- a CDS encoding Fic family protein, giving the protein MGWPAHHVEQREWAPRTRQGNRDDRMLKQIEVALPPMIGDLDYDPVGAVARAHEAALVAVARLEAGFGQHLAPLADFLLRSESVASSKIEHIDAGWRAFGKAFAGGNASAEAESQLAAVRALMQLVDAADAGPLTLEAVLETHRLLMAPDPYADSPGQLRNVQNWIGGSDYTPIGALYVPPPRELVLSLVEDLLVFANRTDLPIVAQAAIAHAQFESIHPFTDGNGRIGRALISAILRRRGLTQRVTVPLASVMLANTDDYFGRLTNYRRGDADQFVGYLAEAAVHASSAAEESAVRLAELPDHWRSVARPRSGSADETLLESLLDVPIFNADTAQQITGTTDASTYRALGRLMEVGILEILSTGARNRVWAAADVLTELDALSDAIGRRVRPG; this is encoded by the coding sequence ATGGGCTGGCCTGCGCATCACGTTGAGCAGCGTGAGTGGGCGCCTCGTACGCGACAGGGTAACCGTGACGATCGCATGCTCAAGCAGATCGAAGTGGCGCTACCTCCAATGATTGGCGACCTGGACTATGACCCGGTGGGTGCAGTGGCGCGCGCGCATGAGGCCGCCCTGGTTGCCGTCGCTCGCCTGGAAGCCGGATTCGGCCAGCATCTTGCACCCTTAGCGGATTTCTTGCTCCGGAGCGAGTCCGTGGCGTCATCCAAGATCGAGCACATCGACGCTGGATGGCGTGCGTTCGGTAAAGCCTTCGCAGGCGGAAATGCCAGCGCGGAGGCGGAATCTCAACTCGCTGCCGTTCGGGCGTTGATGCAACTTGTTGACGCGGCCGACGCTGGTCCTCTTACTCTCGAAGCGGTCCTGGAAACCCATCGACTACTGATGGCCCCCGACCCCTACGCCGACAGCCCCGGGCAGCTGCGCAACGTCCAGAACTGGATCGGTGGCAGCGACTACACACCGATCGGGGCGCTCTATGTACCGCCACCACGCGAGTTAGTGCTTTCTCTCGTAGAGGACCTGCTGGTATTCGCCAACCGCACAGATCTGCCGATCGTCGCGCAGGCCGCTATCGCCCACGCCCAGTTCGAATCGATCCACCCTTTTACCGACGGCAACGGCCGTATCGGACGTGCGCTGATCAGCGCCATCCTCCGCAGGCGGGGGCTCACCCAACGAGTTACGGTGCCGCTGGCCTCGGTCATGCTGGCCAATACCGACGACTATTTCGGGCGGCTCACCAACTACCGCCGCGGTGACGCCGATCAATTTGTCGGCTACCTCGCCGAAGCCGCCGTACATGCGAGCAGCGCTGCGGAAGAATCTGCAGTTCGTCTCGCCGAACTGCCCGACCACTGGCGGTCAGTGGCGCGCCCACGGTCCGGCTCTGCAGACGAGACTCTACTCGAGAGCCTCTTGGACGTTCCGATCTTCAATGCCGATACCGCCCAACAGATCACGGGAACGACAGATGCCAGCACATACCGGGCACTCGGACGGCTGATGGAGGTCGGCATCCTTGAAATATTGTCGACGGGCGCGCGCAATCGCGTCTGGGCTGCCGCCGACGTATTGACCGAGCTCGATGCACTCAGTGATGCGATCGGCCGGCGAGTTCGCCCCGGGTAG
- a CDS encoding DNA-binding protein has product MSETFNTLLAERLADPEFARSYAAETARIAAIDAVVNQLDDAREASNLTKARLARAIGSHPSVVRRLLSAQTVNPTLATVAELAAALGLKVTLTPMSAEERERITKPMLAVSA; this is encoded by the coding sequence ATGTCGGAGACGTTTAACACTCTGTTGGCCGAGCGGCTCGCAGATCCAGAGTTCGCCCGCAGCTATGCCGCTGAGACGGCGCGCATCGCTGCGATCGACGCCGTCGTCAATCAGCTCGATGACGCACGAGAAGCGTCCAACCTCACCAAGGCGCGGCTCGCCCGCGCGATCGGTTCTCATCCCAGCGTCGTGCGCCGCCTGCTGTCCGCGCAGACTGTGAACCCGACCCTTGCCACCGTGGCCGAACTTGCTGCGGCCCTGGGGTTGAAGGTCACGTTGACTCCCATGTCCGCCGAGGAGCGTGAACGGATCACCAAGCCGATGCTCGCGGTAAGTGCCTAG
- a CDS encoding FAD-dependent monooxygenase, which yields MTDHQVVIVGAGPTGLMLAGELALAGIDVGIVERRAGHDLIGSRAGGITPRTIEILDQRGLVDRFLAQGRIGQICHFAWIMLDISDLPTRHNYTVGLPQYRVERTLADWVNELGVRIYHGRDVIGFAQDDCGVDVELSDGTTLRAAYLVGCDGGRSEIRKMAGIAFPGWDPTAICLITEGDLADEPPWGLHRDDVGIHSFFRLEADGPVRVMVTAPQLESSEDPTQDDVSQALISRRGTDYGLHNVRWVRRFTDVTRQAERYRDRRVLLAGDAAHVHSPAGGQGLNTGVQDAVNLGWKLAQVLAGTSPEGLLDTYHAERHPVGARVLHNTMAQSTLLEPGPRVDALRDTMAELLRLDEPRRRVAAMMCGLDIHYDLGGGHPLVGRRMPDLEVSTPAGTVGVFGLLHDGRGALLNFGAPWDFDISPWADRVAELDADYDGPWELPVLGVVAAPDAVLIRPDGHVAWVGDGTPEGLGAALSSWFGTR from the coding sequence ATGACCGACCATCAGGTGGTGATCGTCGGCGCTGGCCCGACCGGCTTGATGCTGGCGGGCGAGCTGGCATTGGCCGGAATCGACGTCGGGATCGTCGAGCGCCGCGCCGGCCATGACCTGATAGGGTCGCGGGCGGGTGGTATCACCCCGCGCACCATCGAGATTCTCGACCAGCGCGGACTCGTCGACCGGTTCTTGGCGCAAGGGCGTATCGGCCAGATCTGCCATTTCGCGTGGATCATGCTGGACATCAGCGATTTGCCGACCCGGCACAACTACACGGTCGGACTTCCGCAGTACCGCGTTGAGCGCACCCTCGCCGACTGGGTCAACGAGCTGGGTGTGCGGATCTACCACGGCCGCGACGTGATCGGCTTCGCCCAGGATGACTGTGGCGTCGACGTCGAACTCTCCGACGGCACAACGCTGCGCGCCGCCTACCTGGTCGGGTGCGACGGCGGCCGCAGCGAGATTCGCAAGATGGCCGGAATCGCGTTTCCCGGTTGGGACCCGACGGCGATCTGCTTGATCACCGAGGGCGATCTGGCCGACGAGCCGCCGTGGGGCCTGCACCGCGACGACGTCGGCATCCATTCCTTCTTCCGCCTGGAGGCCGACGGTCCGGTACGGGTGATGGTGACTGCGCCGCAGCTAGAGTCCAGTGAAGATCCGACCCAGGACGATGTCAGTCAGGCCCTGATCTCGCGGCGCGGTACCGACTACGGGTTGCACAATGTCCGCTGGGTCCGCCGGTTCACCGACGTGACCAGGCAGGCCGAACGCTATCGGGACCGGCGCGTGTTGCTGGCAGGCGATGCCGCACACGTGCATTCGCCGGCGGGCGGGCAGGGCCTCAACACCGGTGTGCAAGATGCGGTGAACCTCGGATGGAAGCTGGCCCAGGTGCTCGCCGGGACCTCACCCGAGGGCCTGTTGGACACCTACCACGCCGAGCGTCATCCGGTCGGCGCCCGGGTGCTACACAACACCATGGCCCAGAGCACGCTGCTGGAGCCCGGACCCCGTGTCGACGCCTTGCGTGACACCATGGCCGAACTGCTGAGGCTCGATGAGCCGCGCCGGCGGGTCGCTGCGATGATGTGCGGGCTGGACATTCACTACGACCTCGGCGGCGGTCATCCGCTGGTGGGTCGACGGATGCCTGATCTGGAGGTGTCGACGCCGGCAGGCACCGTGGGTGTCTTCGGGCTGCTGCACGATGGTCGCGGTGCGCTGCTGAACTTCGGCGCCCCTTGGGATTTCGATATCAGCCCGTGGGCTGACCGGGTAGCGGAGCTCGATGCCGACTACGACGGCCCGTGGGAGCTGCCGGTTCTAGGTGTCGTAGCCGCGCCCGATGCGGTGCTAATCCGTCCGGATGGTCACGTCGCGTGGGTCGGCGACGGCACCCCGGAAGGGCTGGGTGCGGCGCTGAGCAGCTGGTTCGGCACCCGCTGA
- a CDS encoding type II toxin-antitoxin system RelE/ParE family toxin produces MSRRDGQLWHIELSEEVDEWLQALSAKATAQAVRALDLLAVRGSSLRTPHSRKLDDDRWELRFRCERVNQRITYTVELERQVITLTTLRKQRNNERKEVQRARNVLRRRQGKG; encoded by the coding sequence GTGTCCCGCCGAGATGGTCAGCTATGGCACATTGAGCTAAGCGAAGAGGTGGACGAGTGGTTGCAGGCGTTGTCTGCCAAGGCCACGGCACAAGCCGTCCGGGCCTTGGATCTGCTCGCGGTGCGTGGGTCCTCATTGCGGACGCCGCACAGCCGAAAGCTCGACGACGACCGGTGGGAACTGCGGTTTCGGTGCGAGCGGGTGAATCAACGTATTACCTACACGGTGGAGCTTGAGCGCCAGGTGATCACACTGACTACGTTGCGCAAGCAGCGCAACAACGAACGCAAGGAAGTGCAGCGAGCACGCAACGTGTTACGTCGCCGGCAAGGCAAGGGATAA
- a CDS encoding helix-turn-helix domain-containing protein: protein MSSYSDRREQILAELAPDDRAAFDEAYAIAGLVMELAETVYRARETAGLTQAELARKMGTTQSAIASIESGARTPTVELLERLARACGQRLTIRIAAA from the coding sequence ATGAGCAGCTACAGCGACCGTCGCGAACAGATTCTGGCTGAACTTGCCCCTGACGATCGGGCTGCGTTCGACGAGGCTTATGCGATCGCAGGTCTGGTGATGGAACTGGCTGAGACCGTCTACCGTGCTCGCGAGACCGCGGGGCTGACCCAGGCTGAGCTGGCCCGCAAGATGGGCACCACGCAGTCGGCAATCGCATCCATCGAATCCGGAGCCCGCACTCCGACGGTCGAGCTGCTCGAACGCCTCGCCCGCGCCTGCGGGCAGCGACTCACCATCCGCATCGCTGCCGCCTAA